The sequence TCTCCTCAAACTTCTTTATCATCCTGCCTATTATATCCTCAAACATGATCCTGTGAAGCAGTACAGCCCCGCCTGCAAGACGGATTGTGGGGAAGTTCTGCGGCCTTAACTTGAAAAAGTGCCAGTTTACATCCGAGAATACCTTCCCGTCGTACCGGTCCTTTACCGTATCCCAGATCTTAAGTGTATTTGATACATAATCAGATATCTCCCCGTCGGCGTACGTTTTCTCAGGTGAAATCAGCCCCGATATGTAAAACAGGCACGCCCTTATGGTTTCAAGTGAATTTGCCTCATAGACAACCGCCCTTAAAAACTTTATGTTTGCCGACTGCGCAAGCCTCAGCATAATAGCCTTGTTATTTGAATAACCAAGAGCCTCAAAGAGGAATTCGTAAAAAAGCTGCTCCCAGAGGTCTTTTGCCTTAAAATCCTTGTATGAAAACTCCCTTGCCTGGAACTCTTCTGTCAGATCGTAGCCAATTACCGGCTCCTTTAAGTCCATCTCCTTTACATAAGCCAGCTCCTTTAGCCTTGTATAAATCTTGTCGCACCTCTTGCGGAAACGCGAGATGCCAAGGTTATAAAGAAAATCGATCTTTAATTTGTTCTCTACCTTCTGGCTTTTCTGCGAACACCTTAAATGGTTGATTCCCGATTCGGCTTCAAGTGAGGCCTGTTCAAAAGCCTCCAGCGACAGACTGTTGTTTATAAAATCTGTAATGCAGAGTACTGGAATTTTTCTTTTATCTGAGCTGTAAACGAAGGGATGGCGGTGCTTGTTGTTTAATACTACGTGAAGTATGACGCTGGAATATTTGTTGTCTTGAAAGTGGCCGTGATTACGCCAGTCGCTGACGTCAAGGTCAATCTCTACGTCCCCTACGTATGTGAGATTACCTATGCGTATTCGTGCGTTCTTGAAATCAGGGCCTGAAGTGTCTGTGTTGTGGAATCCCGTATCCATGATAAATACGGATTCGCCGTCAATGGTGTTTATAAGCTTCTTTAACTCTTCAGACTTCCAGACTTCATAAAGAGCTTTTTCAGTGACTTTAGTAACACGGTTCATATGATATCCTCAATTTTATGATCGATTCGGATGCTATATGAGAACCTGAGACTATATAATATATAAATTTATTTCTTAATATCTAGCTGTACAAACAAAAAATGAGCCGAAGCTCATTTTTTATTTTCTTAAAATCACTGTCCTGTCCATATCTCACTGACTTTTTTATTTAACGATATTATCTCCTGTCTTGCCGCTTCATGGAAGTTACGGCTTTGATCCTTGTATATTAGCCCGCGGCTTACATTTATGAGGAATTTTTCTTTATTGCTTTCCTTAAATGCTTTTACAACGCCCTCAAGGCTTCCCCCTTGGGCGCCAATACCTGGAAGAAGCACCGTCAGATCACCAAATGAACCGACGTTCTCCAAAAGCTCTTTTTCGTTAGTTGCGCCGAAAACTATGCCGCAGTTGTCTTTCTTGTTCCACTCCTTTACCTTTGAGATCACCTCCTGGTAAAGGTAGCGCCCGCCTTTAAGCTCCAGCTTTTCAAAATCCTTTGATCCCGGGTTCGACGTTAAAGCCAGCATGAAGCTTAACCTGTCTTCATACTTAAGGAAAGGCTCCACTGAGTCAAGCCCCATATATGGGTGAAGCGTTACGGCGTCAAACTTAAAGTGCTCAAAAATACTCTCGGCGTACATTTGGCTAGTATTTCCTATGTCGCCTCTTTTGGCATCCCCTATTATCAGTATGCCCTCAGGGATAACCTCTACCGTCTTCTGAAGT is a genomic window of Ignavibacteria bacterium containing:
- a CDS encoding DUF2851 family protein; translated protein: MNRVTKVTEKALYEVWKSEELKKLINTIDGESVFIMDTGFHNTDTSGPDFKNARIRIGNLTYVGDVEIDLDVSDWRNHGHFQDNKYSSVILHVVLNNKHRHPFVYSSDKRKIPVLCITDFINNSLSLEAFEQASLEAESGINHLRCSQKSQKVENKLKIDFLYNLGISRFRKRCDKIYTRLKELAYVKEMDLKEPVIGYDLTEEFQAREFSYKDFKAKDLWEQLFYEFLFEALGYSNNKAIMLRLAQSANIKFLRAVVYEANSLETIRACLFYISGLISPEKTYADGEISDYVSNTLKIWDTVKDRYDGKVFSDVNWHFFKLRPQNFPTIRLAGGAVLLHRIMFEDIIGRMIKKFEEIKNKEVLLRSVKSLFIVPSDGFWKKHYVLDKPTEDEIKYFIGGSRIDDILINIVLPFVSVYSEIYGNRELSRHIFQIFSSYIQPDNNNIVKTVASSLQVEDSWKRSVLSQGMIELFRNFCSRDKCRECEIGKGLEEGKELKIKN
- the pyrF gene encoding orotidine-5'-phosphate decarboxylase, whose amino-acid sequence is MTAKEKLQSKLNEGKHITVGLDTDVKKIPQHLLNEKDPVLKFNEIIIENTSEYASSYKLNLAFYEKDGSRGLEILQKTVEVIPEGILIIGDAKRGDIGNTSQMYAESIFEHFKFDAVTLHPYMGLDSVEPFLKYEDRLSFMLALTSNPGSKDFEKLELKGGRYLYQEVISKVKEWNKKDNCGIVFGATNEKELLENVGSFGDLTVLLPGIGAQGGSLEGVVKAFKESNKEKFLINVSRGLIYKDQSRNFHEAARQEIISLNKKVSEIWTGQ